Proteins encoded together in one Plasmodium brasilianum strain Bolivian I chromosome 4, whole genome shotgun sequence window:
- a CDS encoding PIR protein yields the protein MSFESDNFVESFHKFEEEFSRLASDSEDNDDNNYNKDSLIKEFKEHILEYYCVFQQDTNKIDPDIFKNLTDLYNFYRHFNNIKVQKDKAIRDNCERVTKYYEFYFNHKKERKLKKSD from the exons atGTCATTCGAGAGT gaTAATTTTGTGGAGTCATTCCATAAATTTGAAGAAGAATTTAGTAGACTTGCCTCAGATTCTGAAGATAATGATG ataataattataataaggaCAGTTTGATTAAAGAATTTAAAGAACatatattagaatattaTTGTGTATTCCAGCAAGACACCAACAAGATTGATCctgatatttttaaaaatctcACAGAtctatacaatttttatagGCATTTTAACAACATTAAAGTTCAAAAGGACAAAGCCATTCGTGATAATTGTGAAAGagttacaaaatattatgagttttattttaatcatAAGAAGGAgcgtaaattaaaaaaaagcgaCTAA
- a CDS encoding hypothetical protein (Plasmodium exported protein): MGQKNKTMIFIKISVFIFLTWTYNFRSNVNTFIKYLDEYYIFGRYLDTGTYRLLAKYERNKNSNFVELEIVSPCDEGYKKKCKSCSENITKTKNKQLNSNSLNNEGVCEEIKKSNITDYSEDDAYFDKKTLNRKYYLKIARDIRNTDYMDLWAKSNHKHKLIFILPTFLLLAGILIYIFERYFIFALCFESISAKWWPTASVSIILFLILTFTVLPAFFYNLKKSVKYNKLVHIKCKMNKSKYDIFPE; encoded by the exons atgggacaaaaaaataaaacaatgatatttattaaaatatctgTGTTTATCTTTTTAACATGGACATATAATTTTAGGAGCAATGtg aatacaTTTATCAAATATTTGGACGAATACTACATATTTGGTAGATATTTAGATACAGGAACTTATCGATTACTAGCAAAATATGAACGGAATAAGAATTCAAATTTTGTAGAGTTAGAAATAGTATCACCATGTGATGAAgggtacaaaaaaaaatgcaaaagtTGTAGTGAAAATATaactaaaacaaaaaataaacagcTAAATTcaaattcattaaataatgaagGAGTCTgtgaagaaattaaaaaaagtaacatTACTGATTATTCTGAAGATGATGCATATTTcgataaaaaaacattaaacagaaaatattatttaaaaatagctAGGGATATTAGAAATACAGATTATATGGATTTATGGGCTAAATCAAATCATAAAcacaaattaatttttattttacctacCTTCCTTCTATTAGCTGGAAtactaatttatatatttgaaagaTACTTTATTTTTGCGTTATGTTTTGAGTCCATATCTGCAAAATGGTGGCCTACAGCGTCAGTAagtataattctttttttaatattaacttTTACAGTTTTACCAGCCTTTTTTTACAACCTTAAAAAAtcagtaaaatataataagctggtacatattaaatgtaaaatgaataaatccaaatatgatatttttcctgaataa
- a CDS encoding hypothetical protein (Plasmodium exported protein) gives MKKNNNNNTFASYCKVFISTLLIWTLQHKNNYEESFGKYAIHNNLLSVRNSRLLKGQTKIYANNPQQEALFLKEESMNSLSDEDIVLKNRINNLINNSSFKSGYDSLMLDNSSQKQFNEIMKKENSKKNDDGIKDLNLNEFYESIESINDLKKNNKKNKKVSHVAKNKNNDDVNGSEALQKMVQQALQQEKPKKGFMKTLYDLDKKFEVEMLRAMKNNTSNTGFHECRFKTGYEKFLVALNRAKIFIPPTVNMIILMGMMTVVTKVGPIFGFFAFTLAAMMIYYIYKFCKMKKVHRDYKLMNISKNSKAKALKQKLHRKKNI, from the exons atgaagaaaaacaataataataacacatTTGCCAGTTATTGCAAAGTCTTTATTTCCACCCTTTTAATATGGACATTACAACATAAG AATAACTATGAAGAATCATTTGGAAAATATGCCATTCACAACAACTTATTGAGTGTAAGAAATAGTAGATTATTAAAAGgacaaacaaaaatatatgcgaACAATCCACAGCAAGaagctttatttttaaaagaagaatCAATGAATTCATTAAGTGATGAAGATATTGTCTTAAAAAacagaataaataatttaattaataacagCTCATTTAAAAGTGGATATGATTCATTAATGCTAGATAACTCTTCCCAGAAAcaatttaatgaaattatgaaaaaagaaaattcaaaaaaaaacgaTGATGGAATAAAAGATTTAAACCTTAACGAATTTTATGAATCAATAGAAAGTattaatgatttaaaaaaaaataacaaaaaaaataaaaaagtatcacatgtagcaaaaaataaaaataacgaTGATGTAAATGGATCAGAAGCTCTTCAAAAAATGGTTCAACAAGCTCTTCAACAGGAAAAACCTAAAAAAGGGTTTATGAAAACGTTATATGACTTAGACAAAAAATTTGAAGTTGAAATGTTACGtgcaatgaaaaataatacatcAAATACAGGTTTTCATGAATGTAGATTTAAAACTGGGTACGAAAAATTTTTAGTTGCTTTGAACAGagctaaaatatttataccaCCAACTGTAAACATGATAATTTTGATGGGCATGATGACAGTAGTTACAAAAGTTGGACCAATTTTTGGTTTTTTCGCTTTTACACTTGCTGCAATGAtgatatactatatatacaaattttgtAAGATGAAGAAGGTGCATAGAGATTACAAATTAATGAACATAAGCAAAAACAGTAAAGCAAAAgcattaaaacaaaaacttcaccgaaaaaaaaatatataa
- a CDS encoding fam-l protein, producing MVQIIKLLFFIIISTFIFLSWKCYFNSNLWELSKSLIEQYSLHGKTYLRIYRLLAKCKKHKDSYFLILKEEIPKNGVNERKDITNNEKGTNTKSKQSSGSSLMNKGENKQPLKNKSCIFKIKKYSHLEKKIFKQLDYVNFLKNNKGISNKAYKKIIRKKYGLRIASPLILFLLVSIPSIVNLSLDKIINNNLFSVLKSCSLFTQFKTSLEAIWDSSEWLWKALFESKDKILDGLYVILIYVIPFFILGVTLISAFVYYHKKIKKYDKIKFGER from the exons atGGTACAGATAATTAAGTTActgtttttcattataatttctacgtttatctttttatcttGGAAATGTTATTTTAACAGTAATTTG TGGGAATTAAGTAAATCTTTGATTGAGCAATACAGTCTTCATGGAAAAACATACTTAAGAATTTATAGATTATTAGCTAAATGTAAAAAGCATAAGGATTcatactttttaatattaaaagaagagATACCAAAGAATGGAGTAAACGAAAGAAAAGATATAactaataatgaaaaagggaCCAATACAAAAAGCAAACAATCAAGTGGAAGTTCATTAATGAATAAAGGAGAGAATAAACAACCactgaaaaataaatcttgtatatttaaaataaaaaaatattctcatttggaaaaaaaaatatttaaacaaCTTGATTATGTGAATTTCCTTAAAAACAACAAAGGAATTAGTAATAAggcatacaaaaaaataatacgtaaaaaataCGGACTACGGATTGCTTCACCTTTGATATTGTTCTTGTTGGTATCAATACCGTCAATAGTAAATTTGTCCTTGGATAAgatcataaataataatttgttcAGTGTTTTAAAATCATGCTCTCTTTTTACGCAGTTCAAGACATCGTTAGAAGCTATATGGGATTCTTCAGAATGGTTATGGAAAGCTTTATTTGAGAGCAAGGATAAAATATTAGATggtttatatgttattttaatatatgttattccTTTCTTTATATTAGGTGTCACACTTATATCAGCGTTtgtttattatcataaaaaaattaaaaaatatgataaaattaagttTGGGGAAAGATAA